From Cryobacterium sp. GrIS_2_6:
TGTTCTCGACGAGTTCGAGCACCCGGTCGGCAAGGTCCCCGCGGAGTGGAGCGAGCTCCCGCTCGGAGCCGGCGGCGACGCTCCCCGACGCGGCCGTGCCGAGCACTCCGGCGAGGACGAGACAGAGCGCGAGTCCGAGAGCCGCGAGCGGCGAGAGCAGCCAGACGCCCAGGACGCTCACTACGGTGAGCACCCCGGCCGTTGCCAGCGGTTGCACGACCCGCAGCGGGAAGTCCTGCAGGTCGTCGACGTCCCGGACGAGACGCGTCAGCAGGTCACCGCGGCGGGTGTTCGCGAGTCCGGCGGGGGCGAGCGGCAGGATGCGTTCGAAGACGCCGACCCGGAGCGCGGCGAGCTGGCGGAAGGCGGCATCGTGGCTCGTGAGCCGGTCGAGGTAGCGGAACGCGGAGCGGCCGAGGGCGAAGGCGCGCACGCCGACGATCGCCATCGACAGGTAGAGGATCGGCGGCTGTTCGGCGGCGCGGGTGATCAGCCAGGCGCTCGTCGCGAGCAGGGCCACGGCGGAGAGGGCGCTCGCGACGCCGGCGGCCAGCCCGGGCAGGAAAAGGCGCGCGGACGGCTGGGCGAGCCGCAGGATCGCGCGGACCCTGGCGGGGGGCAGGAACTCAGACATGGGCGTCCTCCCCGAGCGAAACGACGGATGCCGGCGCAGCGGATACCGGGACGACCGGCAGCACGAGGTCGGCCGCGGCCACGACGGCCGGGCGGTGGCTCACCACGATCACGATCGTGCCGGCGGCCGCGAGCTCGCGGAGGCCCGCGATCAACCGGCCTTCTGCGGCCTCGTCGAGGGCGGAGCTCGGTTCGTCGAGGACGAGCACCGGGCATCGGTCCGACAGGGTGCGATAGATGGCCCTCGCCGCGGCGACGCGCTGCGCCTGGCCGCCCGAGAGCCCGTCGCCGTTCACGCCGAGGGCGGTCCATGGATCCAGGTCGCCGCCACCGGCGAGGTCGAGTGCGCGCGCCACGAGGGCCCGGTCCACGCCGGGGGCGCCGAGCGCGACGTTGTCTGCGATCGTCCCGGAGAGCAGTCCCGGCCGTTGGCCGGCCCAGGCGAGCCAGGGTCGAGGACCCCCGGGCACAACGGCCGTTTCGCCGAGGGTGATGGAGCCGGAATACGGCACGAAGCCCTGGAGGGTCGCGACGAGCGTCGACTTGCCCGCGCCGCTCGGCCCGGCGATGACCGCGAACCGGCCGGGCGCGACCGTCGCACTGAACGCGGCGAGCGTCACGGTCGTGCCGCGCCGCACGGTGACCGCGTCGAAGCGAAGGGAGCCCGGCGGCGTCGCGACCGGAGCCGGCACCGCAGGCGCCGCGGCATCCGCCGTCTCCGCTGTTTCCGTTGTCTCCGCTGTCTCCGTCGCCGTCTCGGCTGCCGGACCGCCCTCGATGATCCGGAAGACTTCTTCGGCCGCGGCGAGCCCGTCAGCGGCGGCGTGGAACTGAACCCCGATCTGGCGCACCGGGAGGAACGCCTCCGGCGCGAGCAGCAGCACGAACAGTCCGACGCCGAGTCCGAGCGACCCGTCGACGAGCCGCAGGCCGATCGACACCGCAACGAGCGCGACCGAAAGGCTCGCCCCAAGCTCGAGCACAAAGCCGCTCAGGAATGACACCCGGAGAACCTTCATGGTGCGAGCGCGGTAGTCCTCGGTGATCGTGCGCACCCGTTCGGTCTGCCGGCGTTCCCTGCCGAAGATCTTGAGGGTGCCGAGGCCGCCGACGAGGTCGAGGAAGCCGGTGCCGAGCCGTTGCAGCGACTCCCACTGCTGCTTCTGCACGGCCTGGGTGGCCTGGCCGATCAGGACCATGAACAGCGGAATGAGCGGGAGCACGATGATCACCGTGATGCCGCTCGGGAGGTCCTGCCACAGCATCACGAGTACGAGGATCGGCGTCGCGATCCCGGCGAGGAGCAGCTGCGGCAGGTACCTGGCGAAGTAGTTGTCGAGGGCGTCGAGGCCCTGGGTCGCGAGGGTGGAGACGCGTGCGCCCTGCTGGCCGGCAAGCCAGTCCGGGCCACGCTCGGCGACCCCGCGCAGCACCCGGGTGCGCAGCTGGCTCTTGACGGATGCCGCGCCGCGGCTCGCCGCGACCTCGAGCAGCCAGACGAACGCGGCCCGCAGGACCACGACCGCGGCGATCCCCCCGACGTACGGACCGAGTTCGGTCACGTCGTGGCCTCCCACCGCGAGCGTGATCACCTGGCTGAGCAACCAGGAGAAGACGACGACGACGAACGTCTGCGCCAGACCGAGCACGGCACCGATGACCAGGAACCACCGCGCGGCAGAGGCGTAGCGGAGCAGCCGGGGGTCGAGGGGTCGCATGTACTCGTTCTGTTCGGTGGAAACTGTTCGCCGGAAACTATTCGGTGGCGGCTGCCGCGGCGGCTGCCGCGGCGGGAGGGTCCGCAGGTCAGAGCGCGGCGAACTCGATGCTACTGCGGCTGACGCGCTTGCGCAGAACCCAGTAGGTCCAGCCCTGGTACAGGAAGATCACCGGGGCGGCGATCACCGCGGTCCACGTCATCACCTGCAGGGTATACGGCGTCGACGACGCGTTGTCGATGGTCAGGCTGTTCGCGGCATCGTTGCTCGCCGGCATCACGTCCGGGAACAGCGAGGCGAACAGGGTGAGAACGGCCAGGCCGATCGTCGCAGCCATCAGCGTGAATGCCCAGCCCTCTTTGCCGCGCAGATTGAGCAGGAACGACCCGATCAGCGAGACGGCCGCGGCGGCGGCGAACAGGGCGCTGAAAAGGCTGCCGAACGCGAGCACGGTCCAGAGCAGGAACGACGCTGCGACGACGATCGTCACGAGCCCCGCCTTGGTGGCGAGCGTGCGGGCACGGACACGGATGTCCCCTTCCGTCTTGAGGGAGACGAAGACGACGCCGTGGGTGAAGAAGAGGAGCAGCGTCGTCACCCCGCCGAGGAGGGCGTACGGGTTGAGCAGGTCGAAGAATGTGCCGGTGTAGTTATGCCCGGCATCGAGCTGGACGCCCTGGACGACGTTGGCGAATGCGACGCCCCAGAGCAGGGCCGGCAGGGCGCTGCCGACGACGATCATGCCGTCGAACCACTTCTTCCACTCGGATTCCGGCCGCTGGTGCCGGTATTCGAAAGAGACCCCGCGCGCGATCAGCGCAAGCAGGATCACGAGCAAGGCGAGGTAGAAGCCGCTGAACATCGTCGCGTACCACTCGGGGAAGGCGGCGAACAACGAGGCGCCCGCGACGATGACCCAGGTCTCGTTGAGATCCCAGACCGGTCCGATCGAGTTGATCAGCACCCGGCGGTCGGTGTCGTCCTTGCCGAGGAAGGGCAGGGACATCCCGACGCCGAAGTCGAAGCCGTCGAGGACGAAGTAGCCGATGAACATCACGGCAATGATCCAGAACCAGAGAATATTGAGTTCCATCAGTTGCTCCTAGTAGACGGTGACGCGCTGGGAGGTGATGCCGGTCTCAGCGTCCGGCACCGGGGCATCCTCTGGGCCCTTCCGTACGGCACGGAGGATGAGCCGGAACTCGACGACCGCGAGGGCGCCGTAGATCAGCGTGAAGGCGATGAGGGAGATCAGGATGGTCAGGCCGGTCACGTTGGGCGAGACGCCGTCCTGGGTTTTCAGGAGCCCGAACACGAGCCAGGGCTGACGTCCCATCTCGGTGAAGACCCAGCCGACGCTCATGGCGGCGAGGGAGAACGGGAAGGACCAGATGGCGATCTTCCAGACCCAGGTGGCCCGGGGGCTGCGGCCCTTGCGGGTGAGCCAGAGGCCGACGACGGCTACCAGGATGTGCGCGATGCCGAGTCCGATCATCCAGCGGAAGGCCCAATAGGTGACCCAGATCATCGGTGTGTAGTCGCCGGGCCCGTACAGCGTCGTGTACTGGTCCTGCAGGTTATTGATGCCTTCGACGGTGCCGTCGAGGGTGTGCGTCGAGAGGAACGAGAGCAGGTACGGGATGCGGACGGAGAACAGTTCGCTCACGCCGTCGGGAGTGCCGAGGGTGAAGAGCGAAAAGGACGCGTTGGCGCCCGTCGCCGTGTGGTACATCGCCTCGGCCGCGGCCATCTTCATCGGCTGGGCCTTGACCATCGCGAGGCTCAGGGAGTCGCCGAAGAAGGTCGTCAGGGCGCCGGAGATGACCATCATCCACAGGCCGAACTTGAGCGCCGGACGCATCGTGTCGACGTGCTGCTTGCGGTAGAGGTGGAAGGCAGCCACCGAGATGATCAGGCCGGCGGACACCATGAAGCACGCGAAGATCGTGTGCGGGAACGAGGCGAGCGAGATCGGGTTCGTCAACAGTGTGCCGATGTCGGTCAGCTCGGCCCTGCCACGTTCCTCATTGATCCGGAAGGCGATCGGGTTCTGCATGAAGGCATTCGCGGCGAGGATGAAGTACGCGGAAGCGATCGATCCGACCACGGTCAGCCAGATCGTCGCGAGGTGCAGTCCCTTGGGCAGCTTGTCCCAGCCGAAGATCCAGAGGCCGATGAAGGTGGCCTCGAGGAAGAACGCTGTGATGCCCTCGAAGGCGAGCGGTGCGCCGAAGACGTCGCCGACGAAGCGGGAGTATGTCGACCAGTTCATGCCGAACTGGAACTCCTGCACGATGCCCGTGACAACGCCCATGGCGAAGTTGATCAGGAACAGCTTGCCGAAGAAGTGCGTGAGCTGGAGCCACTTGGTCTTGTCGGTGCGCACCCACGCGGTCTGGAAGATCGCGACGGTGAGCGCGAGGCCTATCGTGAGCGGGACGAACAGGAAGTGGTACACGGTTGTCAGTCCGAACTGCCATCTCGACAGCAGCAGCGGGTCAAGCCACTCGTTCATGCGCCCTCCCGGCGATCGTCATTTCTACGGTACGTAGAAAATATACACTTCTACACCCCGTAGAAGAAGGCGGAACGGCAGACTAAACTGCCTGACTATGGGAAGTCTCGGTGTGCTGGAGAGATTGCTGATGGATGTCCTCTGGGATTCCGGGGAATCGCTGCCGGCGAATGAATTGCGTGACCGCCTGCTCACGCCGGCCGCGAGTGCGGCGAACCGCAAGCCCCTCGCGACCACGACCGTGCTCACCGTGCTGTCGCGTCTCGAAACCAAGGGTTTCGTCGTTCGAAACCGGGGCATCCGCCCGCATCGCTACCGTGCCATGACAACCCGCGCCGAACACACCGCAGGGCTGATGCACGAGGTGCTGGGCTCCGCCCCCGACCGGCAGGATGCGCTCGCCCGGTTCATCGGCAATGTCAGCCCCCAGGAGGCGGAGACTCTCCGCAGGCTCCTCGACACGATCCCGTTGCACCGCGAGTGAACCGGACGTCGTGCTGACGACGGCGCTCGCCCTCGGCGTGCTCGCGGTCCTGCTGGCCTGGCCGGTTCCGGTGCTGCTCGCGCGGTCGGCCTGGCCGGCAGGCTCCCCCGGCGTCGCCCTCGTGCTCTGGCAGTCGATCGCCCTCGCGGGCGGGCTCGCGATGATCGGGGCGCTCCTCGTCTACGGGCTGATCCCGTTCGGCGCGAACCCGGTCGCCGGCATCCGCTCGCTCGCGGAGCACCTCGCGACCGGCTCGGTCCCGGCAGGCACCTCCCTCGACCACGTGCTCGCCCTCTGCGGGGCGCTCCTGCTCGGCGGTCACCTCGTGCTCAACCTCGCCGTGACCTTCGTGCACGCGGAGCGCCAGCAGCGCAGGCACCTCAACCTGGTCCGGCTGCTCAGCGAGCCCCTCGAGGGACGACCGGGCACCCGCGTCATCGACCACGCCTCCCCGGTCGCATACTGCCTGCCGAGCGTGACGCACTCGGCGACGGTGCTCTCGCGCGGGTTGCTCAGCCTGCTCGACCCGCCGCAGGTACGCGCCGTCGTCGCCCACGAGGAGGCCCACCTCGCCCAGCGGCACCACCTCGTGCTCGTCGCGTTCAAGTCCTGGCACAGTGCCCTGCCCTGGTTCCCGATCGCGAACCGGGCCGAGAACGCCGTCGCCCTTCTCGTCGAGATGCTCGCGGACGACCAGGCCAGGCTCGCCGTCGACGACCACACCCTCGCGACGGCGATCGCACTCGTCGGCTCGGCGGGGCTCGGCCGGGTGCCTGAACCCCAGTTCTCCACCGAGGCAGAGGATGCCGCGGCGTTCGTTTCCCGCGACCGTCCCGTCGATCTCGTCACGCCCCGGGTCCGCCGGCTGCTGACCCCACCGCCCCGCCTCACCGCGGCGGCCTCCGTCGCCGTTCTCGGCTCTTCCGCTGCCCTCCTCGTCCTGCCCGCCGTGCTCCTCGCCCAGGCCTGACCGTACACAGACAGGACCGCCCGGCTGCGAGGCAACCGGGCGGTCCTGGACTTCGCGGGTGAACGCGGGGAGAGAGCGACGAACTAGAAGAGCTTCGCCTGCGCGAGCCACGCGGAGGCGATCTTTTCCGCCGACTCCTTGTCGTTGACGCTCTGGGCGTTGAGGCTCACGAGGTCCGCAGCGGTCATCGCCGCGCTGATCTTGTTCAGGATTCCGGCGGCCTTCTCGTCGACCTTGCTGGAGACGATGGGCACGACGTTGTCCGGGAAGAACAGGCCGTCGGGGTCGGCGAGGGCGACGAGGTTGTTCGACTTGATGTTCGGGTCGGCCGTGTAGATGTTGGCGAGCTGGATCTTGTTGTCGACCAGCGCCTTGACGGTGAGTGGTCCGCCGTTGTCCTCCACGGGCACGAATCCGGCGATCGTGATGCCGTACTTGTCCTTGAGCGCCGTCGGCCCGTATGGCCGCGTCTCCAGTTCGGAGTTGCCGCCGACCGTGATGGGCTCAGTGACGTTCTTCAGGGAGGCGAGATCGGTGAGCTTGTAGGTGTCGACGAAGGCCTGTGTCGCTGTCCACGAGTTCTGGTCGCTCGCGTCGGACTTGTCGAGGGCGGTCAGGCCGCTCGGGAGGGCCTTGACGAGCTGGGCGTGGACCGCATCGCTCGTTCCGCCGGCCGCGGCCTTGTCGAGCGCCTGCAGCAGGCTTCCGGTGTACTCGGGGAACACGTCGATCGACCCGGACTTAAGCTCGGGCAGGTAGACCTCGCGCTGTCCGATCCGGAACTGGCGGTCGACGGTGAATCCGTTCGACTCGAGCGCCTGGGCGTAGATCTCGGCGATGATCTCGTTCGAGTAGTAGTCCTGAGACCCGACGACGAGTGTCGTCGGTGCGCTCGACGCGTTACTTCCGGTGCCCAGTGGATTACTGGACGCACACCCTGCAAGGGCTACGACGGCCCCAACCGCGACCGCGGCGACTGCCGCGAGCCGGCCTTTTTTCGCTGTGAACATTGTCAGATTCCTTTCGTGATGGCGGGTTCCATCCCCGGGCGACGTCGGGTCGACGCCTTCCGGTCGACTGGGGGGCGTCCGACTGCGACGCCGCGGGGTACGACGAGTTTCTGGAGACCGGCGAAAAGGCCCTCGAGAACGAGGGCGAGCAGGATCACCAGGATCGACCCGCCGAGCATCTGGGCGTAATCGTTGGTTTTGAGCCCCGCGAAGAGGAACCGGCCGAGCCCGAAGTCGGCGACGTATGCGGCAAGTGTGGCCGTTGCGACGACCTGCAGGGTCGCCGACCGCAGCCCGCCGATGAGCAAGGGCAGTCCGAGGGGTATCTCAACGTGGCGCACGATCTGAAGCTCCGTCATGCCGACGGCCCTCGCCGCGTCGATCGTCGCGCGGTTGACCGCCTCGAACCCGGTGTAAGCGCCGGCGAGGATGGGCGGAATCGCGAGCACGGTCAGGGCAACGTATGGGGCGCCGAGCCCGATGCCGATCCAGAGGGCGACGAGGGTGAGCAGGCCGAGGGTGGGGATGGCGCGCAGCCCGCCGGAGGTCGCGACGGCAATCCCCCGTCCGCGCCCGGTGTGCCCGATCCGGAATCCGACCGGGATGGCGATGACAGAGGCGAGCACGAGGGTCACCACCGTGAAGAGGAGCTGCTCGCCGAGCCGGGCCGGGATCCCGGTCGGCCCGGGATAGTGCGCCGGGTCGAGGAGCCAGGCGACGGCATCCGTGAAGTAATTCATGCGACACCCCGGACGACGGGCATGGGTCCGAGCACCGCGGCGGGCGCCGGGCGGATGCGCCGGGTCCGGCGGGTCCACGGCATCAGCACCCGGCCGAGCAGCACGACCGCCCCGTCGAGCACGAGGGCGAGCAGGACGGTCGCCACGATGCCGGTGATGATCTCGACCTGGATGCCGCGCTGGAAACCGTCGGTGAACAGGCTGCCGAGGCTCTTTGCTCCGATCACGGCGCCGACGGTCGCCAGGCTCACCGTGCTGACGGCGACGACGCGCACCCCGGCGAGGAGCACGGGCCCGGCGAGCGGGAGTTCGACGAGCCAGAACCTGCTCCACGCCGAGAAACCGACCGCGGTGGCCGACTGCCGCACGTCGGGGTCGACGGAAGCTAGTCCGTCGGCGACGACACGCACCATGAGCGCGAGCCCATAGAGGGTGAGTGCGGCGATCAGGTTCGCCGGCGAGCGGAGGCTCGTCCCGATGATCACCGGCAAGATGAACAGGAGCGGCAGGGACGGGATGGCGTAGAACAGGCCGGCGACCGACAGGATCGCGCCGCGGGTCGGCCGGTACCGGTTGGCCAGCCAGCCGAGCGGGAGCGCGAACACGAAACTCAGCAGGATCGGCGGCAGGCTCAGCACGATGTGGTCGAGGGTACGGAGCCAGACCAGGTCGAGGTTCGACCAGAGCCACGTCACCGGGGCGGGCCTTCCGCCGGCACAATGCGCGGGACGTCGGACCGCGCCCCGCCGGACGGCCCCGTGCCGGAGCGCTGGCCGACGAGAACGCCCGCGGGTCGCCCGTCCGAGTCAACGAGCACGTCCGAGCCGTCCTGGCTCTCGACGTGCAGGGCGCGCTTTCCCCGGTCGGCACCGACGAAGCTCGCGACGAAGTTGTCGGCCGGGTTGGCGAGGATCTCGGCCGGGGTGCCGAGCTGGGCGATCCGGCCGCCCTCCCGCAGGATGGCGATCTGGTCGCCGAGCAGGAACGCCTCGTCGATGTCGTGGGTCACGAACACGACGGTCTTGCCGAGCTCGTGCTGCAGCCGGATGAGCTCCTGCTGCAGCTCCGCGCGCACGATCGGGTCCACGGCGCCGAAGGGCTCGTCCATCAAGAGGATGTTGGGATCGACCGCGAGGCCGCGGGCCACGCCGACGCGCTGTTGCTGGCCGCCGGACAGCTGGCTCGGGTAACGGTCGGCGATGGCGCGGTCGAGCCCGACTGTGTCCAGCAGGCGCAGGGCATCCGCCCGCGCCGTCCTGCGCGGCACGCCGCGCAGAAGGGGCACGGTCGCGACGTTGTCGACGACGGTGCGGTGCGGGAGCAGTCCCGAATTCTGCATCACGTAACCGATGCTGCGCCGCAGCTTCACGGGTTCCAGGGACGCAACGGAGACGCCGTCGATCTCGATCGTGCCGGACGTCGGATCGACCATGCGGTTGATCATCCGCAGCAGGGTGGTCTTGCCGGAACCGGAGGAACCGACGAGCACAGTCGTGCGGTGCGAGGGAATCGTGAGGCTGAAGTCGTCGACCGCAAGGGTGCCGTCCGGGAATTCTTTCGTCACCGATCGGAACTCAATCATGGAAGTGGCCCATTCCTCGCTTGATGTCGAATCAACACGTGCCAGCGATCTTCCACCCAATCAGGAAAGCCGCCGGATGCCAAGCTCTACTCAGCAGATTCCAAGGCTGGGACTGCGGCACCGTCCTGCTCGAGTTCCTCGCCGTAGTAGCCCGCCAGGTATACCGCGATGACCCGCCTCGCCTCCGCGATGTATCGTTCGTCCCCCAGGACGTTGGATTGGAACCCTCTCGACAGGACCGCTGCGGCCATCTCGACCATGACTTCCAGCCTGAACAGCAGATCCGGCCCGTACGGGAGGCCGAACCGCTCGGAGAGGGCGATTGCGAGCTGGCCGGCCAGGAAGCCGACCTCGATCCCGTCGGCCGGGCTCGCGGAGCTGATCGGAAGCCGTTCCCTGTCGGCGAAGTGCATGATGCGGAAGCCCGGTTCGGTCCGGTACATTTCGACGAAGGCCGTGATGGCGCAGTCGATGGTCTCCCAGGCAGTCTTCGGGTCTGCAAGCTTGATGTCCCTGGCGACGCGGAGTCGAAACCGCTGAATGGCCCGCTCACGCAGGGCATGCAGCACTGCGACCCGGTCCGGGTAGTAGCGGTACACGGTTCCGATCGATGCCCCCGCGCGTTCCGCCACCATCGCGGTCGTGATCCGGTCGAAACCGACCTCATCGACGACGACGGCCGCGGCATCGAGAAGGCCTGACAGGCGTGCCGTGCTGCGCTGCTGGATGGGTTCGATCCGGACCTGTGCGCCGGCCTCAACGATGTCCCCCTCGAAAAGGTCACTCACTGACACTTGTCCTCCTTGAAGTAGGACCCAATCCTACGGGTCTTGTCCTCCCGGCGATGCCAAACGGGACGCGGCACGACTGGATCCTCCCGAAAGGGGCGGCACATGACAAACTAGGAGGTGTGCCGAAGCCTTCCAGAACGACGAATGCGGGCCGACCTGCGAAAATGATGCATCGCGCAGCCCGGATCGAAGACTGGATGCACGAACGTCGCGAGCGTAGCGCCCGCAAACGCGGTTATCTGCCCACGGTCATCCCCTACGCGGGATACGGCAGCACCGAATGGGCGCGTATTCTCTGCCGGGTTCTGCTCGCGAAGCCGACCCGGGCCAAGAAGGCCGTCGCGCGGAGACGCTGGCGGGCCGAACGGCGTGAGGCCGGCATCCGCGGTTGGCGCAGTTTCACCGCGGTTCCCGTGCACGACGTCACTGTCACGATCGAGATCAACGGCTTCACCCACCGCGTGAGCGCCGACCGCGGCGGCGTCGTCGACACGGTCATCCGGCTGCCGCTCACACCGGGCTGGCAGGTCGCCCGACTCAGCACGGATGCCTCGGCACCCGTCGATGCGCCGCTCTTCGTCGTCGCCCCGCTCGTCGATCGCGGCATCATCTCCGACGTCGACGACACCGTGATGGTCACGACCCTCCCCCGGCCGTTGCTCGCCGCCTGGAACACGTTTGTGCTCGACGAACACGCGAGGGTGCCCACCCCCGGCATGGCCGTGCTCCTCGACCGTCTCACCGCGACCGCGCCGGGGTCCCCCGTGATCTACCTGTCGACGGGCGCCTGGAACGTCGCGCCGACCCTGACCCGGTTCCTCTCCCGTAACCTCTACCCAGCCGGCGCGTTGCTGCTCACCGACTGGGGGCCCACCCACGACCGTTGGTTCCGCAGCGGCACCGACCACAAGCGCGCCAACCTGCGTCGCCTGGCCCTGGAGTTTCCCGGGATCCGCTGGATCCTGGTCGGGGACGATGGCCAGCACGACGAGGACATCTACAGCGAGTTCCAGCGCGAGTTCCCCGGCAGCGTCGAGGCCGTCGCCGTTCGCGAGCTCTCACCGAGCGAGGCCGTTCTCGCCGGACGACGGGCAAAGGATGCCGCCCTCGAGTCCACGGACCCCCGTTGGGTCTACGGACCGGACGGTGCGAGCCTCGCCAGGCAACTCGTGGCGCTCGGAGTCCTCGCGCCGGGCACACCGATCATCTAAGCGATTGGCGGATGCCCGCACACGCTCGCACCGGCCGCGGCGGTTACGCGGGCAGGTTACGCGCGGAACCGGTCGAGGCCGCGGTTGACCTGGCGCGCCCAGAGCGGGCCACGATAGAGGAACGCCGTATAGCCCTGGACGAGGGTCGCCCCCGCGTCGAGCCGCTCGGCGACGTCGGCGGCGGTCTCGATTCCTCCGACGGAAATCACGCAGAGGTCGGCGGGAACGCTCCCGCGGATCAGGCGCAGCACCGCGAGCGAGCGGGCCCGGAGCGGGGCCCCCGACAGGCCGCCGGCTCCGATGGCCTCGATCCGTGCGGCATCCACCGTGAGACCCTCGCGTGAAATGGTCGTGTTGGTCGCGATGATGCCGTCGAGGCCGAGCCGCACGACGAGTTCGGCGATGCGGGTGACTTCCTCGTCGCGGAGGTCCGGAGCGATCTTGACGAGCAGGGGGGTGCTCCCGGACGCCGCACGGACGGCGGTGAGGAGCGGGGCGAGCTGGTCGAGTTCCTGCAGGCCGCGGAGGCCGGGGGTGTTCGGCGAGCTCACGTTGACGACGAGGTAGTCGGCGAGGGGCGCGAGGGCCCTGGCGCTCACGAGATAGTCGCTCGTGGCGTCGTCCACCGCGGTCGCGCGGCTCTTGCCGATGTTGATGCCGAGCACGGGCCGGCCGGCGACGCCGCGCACCCGGGCGAGGCGCACTGCTGCTGCTGCAGCGCCCTGGTTGTTGAAGCCCATCCGGTTGATCACGGCGCGGTCGGGGACCAGCCGGAACAGCCGCGGCTTCGGGTTTCCCGGCTGCGGCAGCGCCGTGATCGTGCCGACCTCGACGTGGCCGAAACCGAGGCGACCCAGGCCGATCACGGCGAGGCCGTCCTTGTCGAAGCCTGCGGCGACGCCGAACGGGGAATCGAAGCGCAAGCCGAGGGTGTACACGGCCTGGTCGGTTCTCGGCCGGGTGAAAGCGCGGACAAGCCGCCCGATGCCCAGGCTCGGAATGAGACGGATCACCGTGAAGGCGAGGTGGTGTGCGCGCTCGGGATCGAGCCGCGCGAGCACGTGCCGGAAGAAGAAGGGATACACGGGCTACAGTTCGGGCTTGTCGTCGAGGGCACCGTTGCGGAGACTCTCCTCGTGTTCACTGCGGAGCTGGTCGATGGCGCTCTCGAAGTCTTCGAGGGAGTCGAACGCGCGGTAGACACTCGCGAAGCGGAGGTAGGCGACCTCGTCGAGTTCGCGAAGTGGCGGCAGGATCGCGAGGCCGACGTCGTTCGCGGCGACCTGGGACGCACCCGTCTGGCGGATGGTCTCCTCGACTCGCTGGGCGAGGAGGGCGAGGTCGGAGTCCGTCACCGGCCGCCCCTGGCAGGCCTTGCGGACACCGGAGACGATCTTGTCCCTGCTGAACGGTTCGACGACGCCGCTGCGCTTGACGATGTTGAGGCTCGCGGTCTCCGTCGTGCTGAACCGGCGTCCGCATTCGGGGCACTGGCGACGGCGACGGATGGAAAGTCCGTCGTCGCTCGTGCGCGAGTCGATGACTCGGGAGTCCGGGTAGCGGCAGAACGGGCAAAACATTGTGCTGCCAGCCTAGCGCCCCTTTCCGGGGGATTCGCCGACGCCCGGGCGCGTCGATCCACGCACTCGTCCCGAGGTCCTAGCCAATTCGACGGAGATTCTGTCTGACACACCCCGAAAGAGCACTCCCAGGTGCTTTTCGGGCAGAATCTCCGTCGAATTGGTTCGGGTCTGGTCGGCTCGGGTCAGTTCAGGCGGGTCAGGCGAAGCGGGCGGTGACGGCTGCCCCGTGCGCGGGGAGGTCCTCGGCGTCCGACAGCGCCGCGATGTTTGCGGCGACACCGCGGAGGGCGTCCCTGCTGTACTCGACGAC
This genomic window contains:
- a CDS encoding ABC transporter permease subunit, with protein sequence MNYFTDAVAWLLDPAHYPGPTGIPARLGEQLLFTVVTLVLASVIAIPVGFRIGHTGRGRGIAVATSGGLRAIPTLGLLTLVALWIGIGLGAPYVALTVLAIPPILAGAYTGFEAVNRATIDAARAVGMTELQIVRHVEIPLGLPLLIGGLRSATLQVVATATLAAYVADFGLGRFLFAGLKTNDYAQMLGGSILVILLALVLEGLFAGLQKLVVPRGVAVGRPPVDRKASTRRRPGMEPAITKGI
- a CDS encoding ABC transporter permease, coding for MTWLWSNLDLVWLRTLDHIVLSLPPILLSFVFALPLGWLANRYRPTRGAILSVAGLFYAIPSLPLLFILPVIIGTSLRSPANLIAALTLYGLALMVRVVADGLASVDPDVRQSATAVGFSAWSRFWLVELPLAGPVLLAGVRVVAVSTVSLATVGAVIGAKSLGSLFTDGFQRGIQVEIITGIVATVLLALVLDGAVVLLGRVLMPWTRRTRRIRPAPAAVLGPMPVVRGVA
- a CDS encoding ATP-binding cassette domain-containing protein; translation: MIEFRSVTKEFPDGTLAVDDFSLTIPSHRTTVLVGSSGSGKTTLLRMINRMVDPTSGTIEIDGVSVASLEPVKLRRSIGYVMQNSGLLPHRTVVDNVATVPLLRGVPRRTARADALRLLDTVGLDRAIADRYPSQLSGGQQQRVGVARGLAVDPNILLMDEPFGAVDPIVRAELQQELIRLQHELGKTVVFVTHDIDEAFLLGDQIAILREGGRIAQLGTPAEILANPADNFVASFVGADRGKRALHVESQDGSDVLVDSDGRPAGVLVGQRSGTGPSGGARSDVPRIVPAEGPPR
- a CDS encoding TetR/AcrR family transcriptional regulator, with amino-acid sequence MSDLFEGDIVEAGAQVRIEPIQQRSTARLSGLLDAAAVVVDEVGFDRITTAMVAERAGASIGTVYRYYPDRVAVLHALRERAIQRFRLRVARDIKLADPKTAWETIDCAITAFVEMYRTEPGFRIMHFADRERLPISSASPADGIEVGFLAGQLAIALSERFGLPYGPDLLFRLEVMVEMAAAVLSRGFQSNVLGDERYIAEARRVIAVYLAGYYGEELEQDGAAVPALESAE
- a CDS encoding phosphatase domain-containing protein codes for the protein MMHRAARIEDWMHERRERSARKRGYLPTVIPYAGYGSTEWARILCRVLLAKPTRAKKAVARRRWRAERREAGIRGWRSFTAVPVHDVTVTIEINGFTHRVSADRGGVVDTVIRLPLTPGWQVARLSTDASAPVDAPLFVVAPLVDRGIISDVDDTVMVTTLPRPLLAAWNTFVLDEHARVPTPGMAVLLDRLTATAPGSPVIYLSTGAWNVAPTLTRFLSRNLYPAGALLLTDWGPTHDRWFRSGTDHKRANLRRLALEFPGIRWILVGDDGQHDEDIYSEFQREFPGSVEAVAVRELSPSEAVLAGRRAKDAALESTDPRWVYGPDGASLARQLVALGVLAPGTPII
- a CDS encoding quinone-dependent dihydroorotate dehydrogenase: MYPFFFRHVLARLDPERAHHLAFTVIRLIPSLGIGRLVRAFTRPRTDQAVYTLGLRFDSPFGVAAGFDKDGLAVIGLGRLGFGHVEVGTITALPQPGNPKPRLFRLVPDRAVINRMGFNNQGAAAAAVRLARVRGVAGRPVLGINIGKSRATAVDDATSDYLVSARALAPLADYLVVNVSSPNTPGLRGLQELDQLAPLLTAVRAASGSTPLLVKIAPDLRDEEVTRIAELVVRLGLDGIIATNTTISREGLTVDAARIEAIGAGGLSGAPLRARSLAVLRLIRGSVPADLCVISVGGIETAADVAERLDAGATLVQGYTAFLYRGPLWARQVNRGLDRFRA
- the nrdR gene encoding transcriptional regulator NrdR; the encoded protein is MFCPFCRYPDSRVIDSRTSDDGLSIRRRRQCPECGRRFSTTETASLNIVKRSGVVEPFSRDKIVSGVRKACQGRPVTDSDLALLAQRVEETIRQTGASQVAANDVGLAILPPLRELDEVAYLRFASVYRAFDSLEDFESAIDQLRSEHEESLRNGALDDKPEL